In a genomic window of Alteromonas gilva:
- a CDS encoding GDSL-type esterase/lipase family protein: MTNSVRYTALYSLLTILMVSVTTACSHSLPVAKSGNNANQSVALGPDELAAQCSQDNDGIPVRCDIDVKGVNPPAFYAVNIEFATPGPFRVYAESRRLMADSEISGAADTVSFIVNTRQPDGQPIQPDAYQGTPGLTLWFAAGFDSIKRITVAPAASSQTPFTAASNRAPDYKRLFILGDSTVCDQNPQWHKPVGERYSGWGQVLPAYLNNDIAVVNYADSGEGSEAFNVIDGALFAPVAAQLRRGDMVLIQLGHNDKTTSHELYTQRISALVEYIKQRRASPVLISPMVRNVNVALSKQHLWPQLDVRAALLAISQQQGIPYIDLMAHSHEWVTTLGQDAAQAYFVLNDRTHSNEAGAHVFAQMLIKAAMQQQLPLAQYTNTAQQQ; encoded by the coding sequence ATGACCAATTCTGTGCGCTACACAGCACTTTATTCTTTGCTGACAATACTGATGGTGAGCGTTACCACTGCCTGTAGTCACTCTTTGCCCGTTGCCAAAAGCGGTAATAACGCCAACCAGAGCGTGGCACTCGGGCCCGATGAACTCGCGGCACAATGCAGCCAGGACAATGATGGAATACCGGTTCGCTGCGATATTGACGTTAAAGGCGTTAACCCACCCGCTTTTTATGCGGTAAACATTGAGTTTGCTACTCCAGGCCCATTTCGCGTATACGCCGAATCACGCCGGTTAATGGCAGATAGCGAAATCAGCGGCGCAGCCGACACCGTTAGCTTTATTGTTAATACCCGTCAGCCTGATGGGCAACCGATACAACCCGACGCTTATCAGGGCACACCCGGCCTCACATTATGGTTTGCGGCAGGTTTTGACAGTATTAAGCGGATAACGGTTGCGCCCGCTGCATCGTCGCAAACACCGTTCACAGCAGCAAGTAACCGCGCGCCGGATTATAAAAGACTGTTTATTCTTGGTGATTCAACGGTATGTGATCAAAACCCGCAGTGGCATAAACCCGTTGGGGAACGCTACAGTGGCTGGGGGCAGGTTTTGCCCGCGTATCTGAACAATGACATCGCGGTAGTCAATTATGCCGATTCCGGTGAAGGCAGTGAGGCATTCAACGTTATCGATGGCGCGCTTTTTGCGCCCGTGGCCGCCCAGCTTCGCCGTGGCGACATGGTACTTATACAGCTGGGTCATAACGATAAAACCACCTCTCATGAGCTGTACACGCAGCGGATTAGTGCATTAGTTGAATACATTAAACAGCGCCGGGCATCACCGGTCCTCATCTCCCCCATGGTACGCAATGTTAACGTTGCGCTGAGTAAGCAACATCTATGGCCACAACTGGATGTTCGTGCAGCGCTACTTGCCATTAGTCAGCAACAGGGTATTCCCTATATCGATTTAATGGCTCACTCCCACGAGTGGGTGACAACCCTGGGACAAGACGCGGCTCAGGCATATTTTGTACTGAACGACCGGACCCACTCCAATGAAGCGGGGGCACATGTTTTTGCCCAAATGCTGATAAAAGCGGCGATGCAACAACAGTTACCGCTGGCGCAATACACAAACACAGCGCAGCAACAATGA